From a region of the Gossypium raimondii isolate GPD5lz chromosome 10, ASM2569854v1, whole genome shotgun sequence genome:
- the LOC105778313 gene encoding signaling peptide TAXIMIN 1 has product MCCDGDCRPLGFLLGLPFAFLSLIISIVGVVVWIVGLLLTLICPCCLCVTVLVEIALELVKAPIHVMEWFTEQIPC; this is encoded by the exons atgtgTTGTGATGGAGATTGCAGGCCACTGGGCTTCCTCCTTGGCCTTCCCTTTGCTTTTCTTTCTCTCATCATCTCCATTGTTGGCGTTGTTGTTTGGATCGTGGG GTTGTTGTTGACACTGATCTGTCCTTGTTGTTTGTGCGTGACGGTGCTAGTAGAGATCGCGCTGGAGTTGGTCAAAGCTCCAATTCATGTCATGGAATGGTTCACTGAACAAATCCCTTGTTAA